The following proteins come from a genomic window of Oncorhynchus clarkii lewisi isolate Uvic-CL-2024 chromosome 23, UVic_Ocla_1.0, whole genome shotgun sequence:
- the LOC139381068 gene encoding zinc finger SWIM domain-containing protein 8-like isoform X8 translates to MELMFAEWEDGERFSFEDSDRFEEDSLCSFISEAESLCQNWRGWRKQSGGPNSPTVKIKDGQVIPLVELSAKQVAFHIPFEVVEKVYPPVPEQLQLRIAYWSFPENEEDIRLYSCLANGSPDEFQRGEQLYRMRAVKDPLQIGFHLSATVVSPQTGQSKGAYNVAVMFDRCRITSCSCTCGAGAKWCAHVVALCLFRIHNASAVCLRAPVSESLSRLQRDQLQKFAQYLISELPQQILPTAQRLLDELLSSQSTAINTVCGAPDPTAGPSASDQSTWYLDESTLSDNIKKTLHKFCGPSPVVFSDVNSMYLSSTEPPAAAEWACLLRPLRGREPEGIWNLLSIVREMFKRRDSNAAPLLEILTEQCLTYEQIIGWWYSVRTSASHSSASGHTGRSNGQSEVAAHACASMCDDMVVLWRLAVLDPTMSPQRRLELASQLKQWHLKVIEIVKRGQHRKSLDKLFQGFKPAVESCYFNWEVAYPLPGITYCSADKKSASFCWARAVQQQRGAKAGLAGDTSELGGGGGRSGSSEGGGGDYKGRTPQQEVAVRPKETIVSKRKGLSAGGGGGVLVRLGGSVCLSLEEGSSKGMYKGAGSSSSIAGKAKLAQGGKSSSGGSGGVGGKHQAAKRRTSSEDSSLEPDMAELSLDDGSSLALGAEASNTFDFTPPPPEMLPSPSPLLREPHKYSGGGKGAGNMPKERSFEVKRVTLAATLPATESQPAFPLKEKAAVVVEAAVALEKEVEVEMEVNGNKEVAPAGDARLSTSVAVVTVTAAAAKPPRGGRRETGAVALPNQSPGAGGDPVGEDDYRAYYLNAASEEGAERVPENNHEEEPDIFAGIKPLEQEGQMEVLFACAEALHAHGYSNEACRLAVELAGDLLANPPDLKVEQPQTKGKKSKVSTSRQTQVATNTLVKTSFLLTVLSERMELHNLAFSTGMFSLELQRPPASTKALEVKLAYQESEVVALLKKIPLGLVEMTSIRDRAEQLRDGNFCDYRPVLPLMLASFIFDVLCTPVCTVVSPTGSRPPSRNRNNEMPGDEELGFEAAVAALGMKTTVSEAEHPLLCEGTRREKGDLALALMITYKDDQSKLKKILDKLLDRESQTHKPQTLSSFYSSKPAASSQRSPSKHAAHNAHGHGGATGGVSKHAPNATAAAGSSSVQVVAAGGAAGQLAGSGVQNNATPGEGVSEAREQADGAQPASCDQPSEVVPFKPEGTVPSRLALGGRGAYSGRCWGSPVRQKKKHTGMASIDSSAPETTSDSSPTLSRRPLRGGWAAASWGRGQDSDSISSSSSDSLGSSSSSGSRRAGGGARAKSTDTSRYKGRRPECHAPHVPNQPSEAAAHFYFELAKTVLIKAGGNSSTSIFTQPSASGGHQGPHRNLHLCAFEIGLYALGLHNFVSPNWLSRTYSSHVSWITGQAMEIGSAALNILVECWDGHLTPPEVASLADRASRARDPNMVRAAAELALSCLPHAHALNPNEIQRALVQCKEQVHVRYSSVLQKTHRTTHDNVMLEKACMAVEEAAKGGGVYPEVLFEVAHQWYWLYEQTVGGGSGAQREGPGRCRANGGAGRRPPETGHGVTDNSGNMESSGVATVTASVTAAAVVPVISVGSTIYQSHALPGSAMAHSQGLHPYTTIQAHLPTVCTPQYLGHPLQHVPRPTVFPLSGGAYPQGMHPAFIGAQYPFSVATGPHPPMAATAVTFPGIPVPSMTQIAVHPYHTETGLPLSTTVAVGGVHSGATIQAIQGSSLPGMSSQPVSLVSAPFPSEDEQHSQPISQQGLHYLHSAYRVGMLALEMLGRRAHNDHPNNFSRSPPYTEDVKWLLGLAARLGVNYVYQFCVGAAKGVLSPFVLQEIIMEALQRLNPAHIHAHLRTPAFHQLVQRCQQAYLQYIHHRLIHLTPADYDDFVNIIRSARGAFCLTPVGMMQFNDVLQNLKRGKQTKELWQRISLEMATFSP, encoded by the exons atgGTCAGGTCATCCCTCTGGTGGAGCTTTCAGCCAAGCAGGTGGCATTCCATATCCCGTTTGAGGTGGTGGAGAAGGTCTATCCTCCTGTCCCTGAGCAGCTGCAGCTACGCATCGCCTACTGGAGCTTCCCTGAGAACGAGGAGGACATCCG GCTGTACTCGTGTCTGGCCAACGGCAGCCCAGATGAGTTCCAGCGAGGGGAGCAGCTGTACAGGATGAGGGCTGTTAAAGACCCTCTGCAGATAG gtTTCCACCTCAGTGCCACTGTGGTATCGCCCCAGACTGGCCAATCAAAAGGGGCGTACAATGTGGCTGTCATGTTTGACCGCTGCCGCATTACCTCCTGCAGTTGCACCTGCGGGGCCGGGGCCAAGTGGTGCGCCCACGTGGTGGCCCTCTGCCTCTTCAGGATCCACAAC GCGTCTGCAGTGTGCCTGCGAGCCCCCGTTTCAGAGTCCCTGTCCCGGCTGCAGAGGGACCAGCTGCAGAAGTTTGCCCAGTACCTAATCAGCGAGCTTCCCCAACAG ATTTTGCCCACAGCCCAGAGGCTCCTGGATGAGCTCCTGTCCTCCCAGTCCACAGCCATCAACACAGTGTGTGGGGCTCCAG ACCCCACTGCTGGCCCCTCGGCCTCTGACCAGAGCACTTGGTATCTAGATGAGTCCACGCTCAGTGACAACATCAAGAAGACGCTGCACAAGTTCTGTGGCCCCTCTCCTGTGGTCTTCAG TGACGTCAACTCCATGTACCTGTCATCCACGGAGCCACCGGCTGCGGCAGAGTGGGCATGTCTGCTGAGACCTCTGAGGGGGCGGGAGCCTGAGGGGATCTGGAACCTCCTGTCTATCGTCAGGGAGATGTTCAAGAGGAGGGACAGCAACGCTGCACCTCTACTAGAGATCCTAACTGAGCAGTGTCTCACTTATGAACAG ATTATTGGCTGGTGGTACAGCGTGCGTACGTCGGCGTCCCACAGCAGTGCCAGCGGGCACACGGGGCGCAGTAACGGGCAGTCGGAGGTGGCAGCCCACGCCTGCGCCAGCATGTGTGATGACATGGTGGTTCTGTGGAGGCTGGCTGTGCTAGACCCTACCATGAGCCCTCAGAG GCGTTTGGAGCTGGCCTCCCAGCTCAAGCAGTGGCATCTGAAAGTGATTGAGATTGTGAAGCGAGGGCAACATCGCAAGTCCCTGGACAAACTGTTCCAGGGCTTCAAGCCAGCCGTGGAGTCCTGCTACTTTAACTGGGAGGTGGCCTACCCACTGCCAGGCATCACCTACTGCAGTGCTGACAAGAAGAGCGCCTCCTTCTGCTGGGCCAGGGCAGTGCAGCAGCAGAGAGGGGCCAAGGCTGGCCTGGCTGGAGACACCTCTGAacttggaggaggaggggggagatctGGCAGCTCtgagggaggtgggggagactACAAGGGCAGAACGCCCCAACAAGAAGTGGCTGTCAGGCCCAAAGAGACCATTGTGAGCAAGAGGAAGGGGTTGTCGGCCGGGGGCGGAGGAGGGGTCCTAGTGCGGCTAGGGGGCAGTGTCTGTCTTTCTCTAGAGGAGGGCAGTAGTAAGGGGATGTACAAAGGCGCAGGTTCCTCCTCGTCCATTGCGGGCAAGGCCAAGCTGGCCCAGGGGGGGAAGTCGTCCTCCGGGGGATCAGGAGGGGTAGGGGGAAAACACCAAGCAGCCAAGCGGCGCACCAGCAGTGAGGACAGCTCCCTGGAGCCTGACATGGCCGAGCTGAGCCTGGATGATGGCTCCAGTCTGGCGCTGGGCGCTGAGGCCAGTAACACCTTTGACTTCACACCCCCGCCACCCGAGATGCTACCCTCACCAAGCCCGCTACTCAGAGAGCCACACAAATACAGTGGGGGAGGGAAAGGGGCCGGAAACATGCCCAAGGAGCGCTCCTTCGAGGTCAAACGTGTCACTCTTGCTGCCACCCTGCCTGCCACTGAGTCCCAGCCCGCCTTCCCCCTCAAGGAGAAAGCCGCTGTCGTCGTGGAAGCGGCTGTTGCCTTGGAGAAGGAGGTGGAAGTAGAGATGGAGGTGAATGGAAATAAGGAGGTGGCCCCCGCTGGAGACGCTCGACTCTCCACCTCGGTCGCTGTTGTTACCGTGACTGCTGCTGCCGCCAAGCCACCGCGTGGTGGGCGCCGAGAAACTGGAGCCGTAGCCCTGCCCAATCAGAGCCCAGGGGCAGGGGGAGACCCTGTTGGAGAGGATGACTACCGGGCCTACTACCTAAATGCAGCCTctgaggagggggcagagagagtgcCAGAGAACAACCATGAGGAGGAACCAGACATCTTTGCTGGGATCAAGCCACTGGAGCAGGAGGGCCAGATGGAGGTGCTGTTTGCATGTGCAGAGGCCCTCCACGCCCATGGCTACAGCAACGAGGCCTGCAGACTGGCAGTGGAGCTGGCTGGAGACCTGCTGGCCAACCCTCCAGACCTGAAGGTGGAGCAGCCCCAGACGAAGGGTAAGAAGAGCAAGGTGTCCACCAGCAGGCAGACCCAGGTGGCCACCAACACCCTGGTCAAGACCTCCTTCCTGCTGACGGTGCTGAGCGAGAGGATGGAGCTCCACAACCTGGCCTTCAGCACGGGCATGTTCTCCCTGGAGCTGCAGAGGCCCCCAGCCTCCACCAAGGCCCTGGAGGTCAAGCTGGCCTACCAGGAGTCAGAGGTGGTGGCTCTGCTGAAGAAGATCCCTCTGGGCCTGGTGGAGATGACGTCCATACGGGACAGGGCCGAGCAGCTCCGAGACGGGAACTTCTGTGACTACAGGCCTGTCCTGCCCCTCATGCTGGCCAGCTTCATATTTGATGTGCTGTGTACCCCA GTTTGTACAGTTGTCTCCCCCACAGGTTCCCGTCCTCCCAGCCGTAACCGGAACAACGAGATGCCTGGAGACGAGGAGCTGGGCTTTGAGGCTGCTGTCGCAGCACTGG GTATGAAGACCACAGTGAGCGAGGCAGAGCACCCTCTGCTCTGTGAGGGGaccaggagagagaaaggagacttGGCTCTGGCTCTTATGATCACATACAAGGATGACCAGAGCAAGCTGAAAAAG ATCCTGGACAAGCTGCTGGACAGAGAGAGCCAGACCCACAAGCCCCAAACCCTGAGTTCCTTCTACTCCAGCAAGCCAGCTGCCAGCAGCCAGAGGAGCCCGTCCAAGCACGCTGCCCACAATGCTCACGGACACGGAGGTGCCACCGGAGGGGTGTCCAAACACGCCCCAAACGCCACGGCTGCAGCTGGGTCCTCCTCTGTGCAAGTGGTGGCTGCTGGTGGGGCAGCAGGACAACTGGCGGGCAGTGGGGTGCAGAACAACGCCACACCCGGAGAGGGCGTCAGTGAGGCCAGAGAACAAG CAGATGGCGCCCAGCCTGCGTCATGTGACCAGCCGAGTGAGGTGGTCCCATTCAAGCCCGAGGGCACTGTGCCTAGTCGCTTGGCGCTGGGAGGACGGGGGGCATACAGCGGGCGCTGCTGGGGCTCTCCTGTCCGCCAGAAGAAGAAACACACAG GCATGGCGAGTATCGACAGCAGTGCTCCTGAGACCACCTCAGACAGCTCCCCCACCCTCAGCCGACGTCCACTCAGAGGGGGCTGGGCTGCGGCCTCCTGGGGGAGGGGCCAGGACAGTGACAGCATCAGCAGCTCTTCCTCTGATTCGCTGGGCTCCTCCTCATCCAGTGGCTCTCGCAGGGCCGGAGGGGGAGCTAGGGCAAAGAGCACAGACACCAGCAG GTATAAAGGGCGTCGTCCTGAGTGCCATGCACCCCATGTGCCCAACCAGCCATCGGAGGCGGCGGCTCACTTCTACTTTGAGCTGGCCAAGACGGTGCTGATCAAGGCCGGGGGCAACAGCTCCACCTCCATCTTCACCCAGCCCTCAGCCAGCGGGGGCCACCAGGGTCCCCACCGCAACTTGCACCTCTGTGCCTTCGAGATTGGCCTGTACGCCCTGGGCCTGCACAACTTTGTCTCGCCCAACTGGCTATCCAGGACCTACTCCTCCCACGTCTCCTGGATCACAG gcCAGGCCATGGAGATTGGCAGTGCTGCCCTCAACATCCTGGTGGAATGCTGGGACGGGCACCTCACCCCTCCCGAGGTGGCATCACTGGCAGACAGGGCATCACGGGCACGGGACCCCAACATGGTTCGCGCTGCGGCCGAGCTGGCCCTGAGCTGCCTGCCCCATGCACACGCCCTCAACCCCAATGAGATCCAGAGGGCCCTGGTGCAGTGCAAGGAACAGGTACATGTCCGGTACTCTTCAGTTCTGCAGAAGACACATCGGACTACTCAT gaCAATGTGATGCTAGAGAAAGCCTGTATGGCTGTAGAGGAGGCAGCCAAGGGGGGCGGTGTGTACCCTGAGGTTCTGTTTGAGGTGGCCCACCAGTGGTACTGGCTCTATGAGCAGACAGTAGGAGGGGGCTCAGGGGCCCAGCGCGAGGGCCCGGGACGCTGCAGGGCCAACGGTGGAGCTGGGAGAAGGCCCCCGGAGACTGGTCACGGTGTGACGGACAACAGTGGCAACATGGAGTCCTCTGGTGTTGCCACAGTTACTGCCTCTGTGACAGCAGCGGCTGTGGTGCCCGTCATCTCTGTGGGCTCCACCATCTACCAATCACACGCCCTTCCTGGCTCTGCCATGGCCCACTCCCAGGGCCTGCATCCCTACACTACCATCCAGGCCCACCTGCCCACTGTCTGCACCCCCCAGTACCTGGGGCACCCGCTGCAGCATGTCCCCCGGCCCACTGTGTTCCCCTTGTCAGGGGGTGCGTACCCACAG GGAATGCACCCGGCCTTTATCGGTGCCCAGTACCCGTTCTCAGTGGCCACCGGCCCCCATCCGCCCATGGCAGCAACTGCGGTCACCTTCCCTGGTATTCCCGTGCCGTCCATGACCCAGATCGCCGTCCACCCGTACCACACTGAGACCGGCCTGCCTCTGAGCACCACTGTAGCAG TAGGTGGCGTCCATTCAGGCGCCACAATCCAGGCCATTCAGGGGTCATCTCTTCCTGGTATGTCTTCCCAGCCCGTCTCATTGGTCAGCGCCCCCTTCCCGTCTGAAGACGAGCAGCAtagccagccaatcagccagcaGGGTCTTCACTACCTGCACTCAGCCTACAGAGTTG GCATGCTGGCTTTGGAGATGCTTGGAAGGAGGGCTCACAACGACCACCCCAATAACTTCTCCCGCAGCCCCCCATACACGGAGGATGTCAAGTGGCTCCTGGGCCTGGCTGCACGGCTAG GTGTGAACTACGTGTACCAGTTCTGTGTGGGTGCGGCTAAGGGTGTGCTCAGCCCCTTCGTCCTTCAGGAGATCATCATGGAGGCTCTCCAGAGACTCAACCCCGCCCACATCCATGCCCACCTCCGCACGCCCGCCTTCCATCAGCTTGTGCAGCGCTGCCAGCAGGCCTATCTACAG TATATCCACCACCGGCTGATCCACCTGACCCCGGCCGACTACGACGACTTTGTCAACATCATCCGCAGTGCCCGCGGGGCCTTCTGTTTGACCCCTGTGGGAATGATGCAGTTCAATGACGTGCTTCAGAACCTGAAGAGGGGCAAGCAGACCAAGGAGCTGTGGCAGCGCATCTCTCTGGAGATGGCCACCTTCTCCCCATGA